CAAAAATCTAtgcaaggggaagaaagaaaccatCCCCACTTGGCAGTACTTACTCATTTGCATCGTAAAAATACTTCTATCCTGGCAGATTTCAGGTAGGAATCTGATGTTACTGCACATGAAGTCAGACTACCCATAAAATTTGctttataaatgtaaattttatattttgtatgctaaattcttttaaaatgagatgCCTATGTCCATTAATACTTAAGAAAAGTTCCTGGCTTGCCtccaaatttttattcattttttaagatttatttattgtgtatagtgttctgtgtgcatgcatgtctgcatgccagaagaggacatcagatctcattatagatggttgtgagccaccatgtggctactgggaattgaactcaggacctctggaagaacaggcagtgctcttaacctctgagccatctctccagccccacatttttattcttttaatttttaatatttatttgttttatgagcatatgtgtgtgcctgcgtgtatgtctggacaccatgtatgtgcaggagCCCAGGGAGATCAGAAGAGACATGgcttccctggaattggagttacaaatggttgtgagccacctgtgtctgagtgctgggaactgaacctgggtcctctccaagGGCAGAAAGGGCACTTAACTGCTGGCCCATCTACATTGCCTTGATCTTTGTAAAGTAGCACAGATTTTCACTGTGCTATAAAACCATACAAATGGTAGTGGAAGAGAGAAACTTCATTCAGTACCAACACATACACTCCTTGTGTTGGGTATTTGGAAAAGTCATTTTGTTTTCGTCCCCATATTGAAGTGCTGCCGTCCGCTTGTCCTACTGGTTATGGGAGAGGGAGCACTAAAATGTCCGACTCTGCCTGTACATTTATCTTTCCTCCTTTTACGGCTTTCATGTTTGCATTATATGTATAATTAGTCAAATTAAACATTTAGCAAGGGGAAGAAAGGGCCAAATCCAAATAAATCCAAATTGCTCTTCCCAGGGCATAAATATTCCTGTCATGGTTGATGTCAAGCTACGAATTGATAATACTGCACATAAAGACTGAGGGCCACATGTGGCTATGTCAAGCCAGTCCCGACACTGTCTGAGCCATTCTGTTACACTGATTACTAGAGTGTGCCCGTTTTATCTCTGCTGTCCTTACcaggaataaaatatttatccTTTTATATCTTAAGTTGTCTGCATCCTTTCGTTTAGATAGATCTTCTGTGGGTGGCAAatagttgtgtttttatttgtcctACAATCTGATGATCTTAGGCTCTGAATTGGTGATTTGATGCGCCGTCATAGCCACACGTGTGCCTGCCATCTTCATATCATTTTACTTGTGTCTCACCTCTaacttgtttcctttttctttcctttctttcttgtctgccTTTTTAagggtaaaatatttttatcactcCCCTTAATCTTTTACcaataattgtgagccacctgatgtgggtgatgggaattgaacctggttcttCTTGAATCAGTGTTTAAGAGCGCTGgctcttaaacgctgagccaattctccagctcaacattttaattctaattatatcgtttttttttttttttttttttttttagattccaAGTCCTAGGGGAAATCGTCCATTTTTATCACTGAGGCTGCTCATCACTGTTTGAAAGTCCATATCTGGATAGCCCAGACTATGATCTATTTGTGTTGTTTCATATTCTTTTGGTTGTCAGTCATTTGCTCTTGTCTTCTGGCAGGGTTAGCACTTGTTTGATAAATATCAGGCACGACATGTCAAACTTGGCAGACTTTGTGATCGATAATCAATTACTCCTTCATAGAAGAAGTCAAGTCACTTTTACAGCTGGCCATAATCAATGACAGGGATAACGTAGATGTTAGGCCTTGTCAGAGTGGATTCTTTCTCCAGTTTTCCTGTCTTTGTAGCTTTCAATTCCCTTCATGTCTCAATGGAAATTTAAGGGTGGTGACCAGGACTCTGTGACCTTCCATCAGCCTTGAACTCCAGGTTGCATCCTCTTGGCTTGCTCCTCTCTCCACATGGCTGCCAGCAGCTCCAGGATGCTTTCCGTTCAGCGGTTTTCTCAGGGGAAAAAGTGATGAAGGAAGTCCAGCTTACATCAGCTATTTCCTTCTCTCACCCTTCACACTGGCTACTCGGGAGGGTCATCGAATCTGCCAAATGTCTCCTTTTTTATGTCTGTACAGATTTTATAGTTATTCTTAGCAGTGGGTTTGGTCTCATATAAGCAATTCCATCATAATTAGAAGCAGGCTGTTCTTtatctgtaataaaaaaaaatcctgtcctTAGTTCCATTTTCTAGTAGGGATAACAGAATCAAGCTCTAAATTAGCCACAGTCAACTTTTGGAGAGTATTGACTATCTCCAAGGAAAATAGTAAGTTGAACCTCGTGTATATCAATCAGACACTTCTACTTTGCATACTTTAACAGCACACACATAGGGTTTCCTGTTCAATGCTGTCATATATGATACGTGTGTTACATGTGTACTTCATAAATCCAATAAGAAAGAATATCTACTCATTGCAATTTCATTGGTAAAAGGTATTTTCTctagatattaaaattttaattgcagggtttttttctgttttctttttttttttaaaggcaggggtTCTCTGTCTTACAGCCCTGTcctgaactctctttgtagaccaagttggcctcagattcacagatatccacctgcctctgccttctacatGCTAGGATTAAACCACACGCCACTGGTTGCAAGTCTTTTCTTtaatacttattttcttttatttatgtaggTGTTTGCCTCCGTGTGAATATAATCCATCTCTATGCAGGTGacagtgaaggccagaggagggtagtAGATTTGCGGACgctagagttataggcatttgtgagttggctgtggatgctgagaaaaaaatatggcCCTGTGgaagagcatcagatcctcttaactgctgggccatgtctccagtcccacTTGAAGGGTTGCTGGTATTGCTTTTTCAGACTTTGTTGGTGGTTTTTGGTCCCCAACTCAGTAATGAGAAGGTAGCCGTTTCCACGCTGCTTCTCTCTGCTGCGATGAACTACTTTTCTCTCagtatttctttttgtctttagtTGGTTTTAGGGAATTAATCCATGGCACTGTTTTGAAGTACTCCCACCTGGAGTTTGGTGAGCTTGGATCTAAAGACTGAACACATCATCACggtataacttttttttttttacaattccTTGTGTTTAAGTATTTATACTTACATAGAAACATCATGAATAGCCAAGTCAaaatacttacacacataaacCCATAACTGTCGGTCACAAGTAAAATCTGTGTATTTACAAATATACTATAACATATCTTCCCACTGGAAAAATAGTTTAATCATATTAAACTCCAGCCTGAAAAGTATAGCAAggtaataaaagtattttttcaaacttgttttcctttttcatgtttttgtacTGTTGTTCTATCTGTATGACATGTGTGtcacaccaggcacacacatattgCGGTGCTTCTGTAGTCAGAACAACTGTCAGAAGTCAGGCATTGATTCAGGCAATTAGGCTTGCTTGGTAAGAACTTCTACCCACTGCCCTGTGAGCCATGTCGCCAGCCCCCAGATACTCTTTCTATGAGGTCTGCACTGTCACCAAGCCAATACTAAGTTCTTTTCCATGGAGAATATTCTACATGAAGCCATAGTGGTCTTCACAATGCCTGCTTAATCTCAAATGAAACATAAATGTGGTTCTTTCTACACAAAACAGataggttttgtttgcttgcttgacaACCTTATAATAAAGGAAAGGCTGGTAGTGGCATGGGAAAAACTTGAGCAGTTGGATCATGGAGTAGCAGGAGGTGTTTTGTGAATCTTCACCTTGTGTGTTAATTTATCCCTTGCAGTCAGACAAGGCTTATAATTGCAAAGGTGTGGACTAGGCCTTCAATGTATAGTGTTCAACCCCATAAGTGCATCCCTTTTCCTCATGGCTTGGGTGATGATCGTTTGTGACAGGTAGGTGTGATGAAGTTGTTTTCACCTCAGCTTGGGCACATATTAGGCAATGTGTGTGTTTTGGATTCAGAGCCTGGATCAATTCAGAGCCAAGTTAGAAAAACAGTCCCTTTATAGAGAAGCGACAGATGGGGAATCTGAGCGATCATCTTGGCTGTACCAAGCAGTGGGATTTTTAGAACTAcccataaccacacacacacacaaaagttagcAACCAcacattaagaaataattttattttattaagtatctAGCTCAGGAAAAAGTTACTgttcaaaggcaagaaaatgtCTCACTTCCTGAAGCAAACACTGGAAAGTCGGTCTCATAAAGTGGACACTTTGATACAGGGATGATGTTCTTCCTCGGCAAGTAAGAAATGAAAACCTTTACTTGAAATTTACTATGTTATATTCAAGTTCTTcacttgaatatttttaatttatagaagTTAAGCCAGTTAGTAATAAGAGGTCAAAATATTACTTTGTTAAATTTGCAGTCAGGAGCCATGGCGATGTCTCAGTCTGGATACTTGCCGTGCAGgcgcaaggacctgagtttggatccccagcacacaaataaaaagtcaggcatggtggcgcgCACCTGTGACTCCGGCACCTGGTAGGATAGGAgtgtccctggggcttgctggccagccaggctagatCATTCAgttagagaccttgtctcaaaaacaagaaggGGGAAGACACACAGTGTTGGCCTCTGACCTttgcactcacgcacacacatacacaagaataaTCAGTTATAATAAAATCCACAGCTAAAATACTTTTAGTGTTTATAGTTTGCTACATAAAATGTAAGTAGCAGTGAATAATCAAAAGGAGTGGTTCTGTGGtggttgttcttgttttgttttctttagagacaagatctcactgtatagctcaggcttacATGTTATTGTAACTAGTAAAATTCGTTGGTGTCATGTCATGACCTGTCAACAGTCCACAAAAATAGGGTGAGGGCTCACAGGacccttggctttctttaaggatgAGCCCCCTGGTAAGTTGGCCATGTTCCAGTGGTCAGTTGTACACCTATGTGCACATGGGCAAAACTAACTGGATTCAGCAAGCagcgaggtgtgtgtgtgtgtgtgtgtgtgtgtgtgtgtgtgtgtgtgctgcttcaAGCTTGTAGCTTATGAGGTGAGTATTCAGCTtcttgctcctgctcctgctgtcatgcctgctgcttgctgccatgttccctgccatgacagactcTTACCCTCTGAAACCGTAGCCCAAATGAACCTTTCTCCTAGaagatgccttggtcatggtgttttagcacagcaacagaaaagtgaccaATACTAAGCAATACTTCAGTAAGTACAGTAAGCAAAAACACAGAGGCCATGATACGATGACCTTTGCAGAGCTGTAACATGGACCCAGTTCATTATCTGAAGAGCAGCTATTAGACACTGAAGGTTTTGAAAGAGGTCCCTGAAACTATCAAACTTTGATCTATAAGACCAAGCCATTGCTTGGAGAATGGAttagaaaaaaagctaaatattTACTTACTAGGTTAACAAATTAATACATTAATTATATGCTTAGATAACTCTTAAATATTCGCTTTATGTTAACTATGtgtaataaaatttgaattttagtaATAAATCTCCAGGTAGCACTTTACAATTgcaatataatacatatataatttaaaactcCCTAATAGCTTCATTTGAATAAgcaaaaaaagatataaaattaatttcaacaaCATATATCATTTATTATACCCCAAATAATATCATTATAACAAGTAATCAACAAAGCTATAGGGTAAAACAGACCAGTGAAAGAACACCCTGGATCTGAGAGCAGAGCCAAGGAAACGCACCTCGCCTTAACCAACTCAGGAATTGAAATCCAGCAAATCTCTGTGCATAAAATCCAACCAATCTTTGAGCTTGTCCAAAATTTAGGAATTGAAAGCCTACCGATCCCTATCCTGAAAATCTCTACTTTGGAAAGCTCCACTCCTAAGAAATCCTATATAAGCCCTGTGACTGTTCATTTTGGGGATGTTCTtttcccaccctggcagaggcagccactcttcTGGattctccctcccaataaatctcttgagtgGGGTTTGTTGTAACGACTTTCTTTCACCGGAGTGAAGTAGAGCAGAGCTGTAACAGCTTTCATCAGAGCAGAGTGGAGCAGATCCAGAGCTTAGCTGTAACACTTTGGCTGGGGAAACTCTCCCTTGCTGGAGCAGACTGGTTATGCTTTGGGGGAGCTAAACAGAGTTGTAACATATCTCAGGAACAggacttctttgtttttattttaagtatatgagtgtttgcttccatgtgtgtaatatgtacacacacatataagcacaagcgtgtgtgtgtgtgtgtgtgtgtgtgtgtgtgtgtgtgtgcatgcttgcctGGTatccagaagaggccattgggtCCCCTTAAATTGGAGTCACAGGTGATTGATTGTAAGttacctgatgtggatgctgggaactgaattcagggctTCTGGAtgagtagcaagtgttcttaatcactgaaccatctttccagtcccagccTGGGTTTTAGTTGATTTGAAATGGTATCAAGTTGCCAACCAAACTTAAGCATAATGatgataaaaaaatcttaaatacatGATTCATGTACTTAATCATGACTACTAATCCATCACTGCAGAAGATACTAGAATGGATTCTAcacatagaaaggaaagaaacacctCACAAACCATAAGCCTGGTGTACACAGAGATttacaggacagctagagctacacagagaaaacctgcttgaaataacaaaataagtaagcaaataaatacataattaaatgtaaaaagtccATCTtggtgacccatgcctttaatccctgtgctccagaggaaggcggatctctgtaagttcaagtccAACAACAGTCCAGgaagttccagttccaggagaacatggaaaaaaaacaagaaagaaaggttggaggaaaaagaagaagggaaggcagaaacaaACCTGCCCATTCATGTTGATTGAAACattattcacaacagccaagacATGGAATCAGCCTAGGTGTCCATCAGTGGATTGACAAATAATAAAACGTGGTCCATGCACACAGTATTATTCCGCCATTAATTAGAGCACAACTATGTTATTTGTAGGATGAAGCTTCTGCGTAGTTTAGAGCAGAGTTTATTCCCAAAATACTCACAGGCTCACCGAGTTGGACGTTGGTAGAAtccttactttggtctgttgttggtCTGCCCTGGGATGAATAGACATTTGTTTACGTCTTCCCCAGAAACAATGTCACAGAGCAGCAGGGCCCAGTTCTCTATGGTTGTTGGCCAGTGTTTCAGTTTACCGGAGCGACATGATAGCACAAACTGTATGATTTAAGCAAAGACCGTTCTTATTTATTCAAAGTTCAAGAAGCTATAAAGGTCCAAAGCCAAGGGTTCAGAAGTACATTCATCTCACTTGTATGCaaatttcttattaaataatGCTTCAGTCAGATTGGATTAAAGCCCTTATTTTAACCTCATTTTAACAAGTATACCttcaaaggactgatctccaaaatatagtcAAAATTGAGAGGTATTAGGGATTAAGGGCTTCAGCATATGGATTTGAGGGGCTATTGCTAGCATGTAAGAACCAGAGTTTCAGTTGCTGGGCGTAGTAGGTGATTCCCAGGCATGGTTTCATGTAATCCTTGCAGGAGTAGATAAGCGTacatctctcccctttctctcccccctctttcccttgtcttccttctccctgtttgttttggttttgaaacagggcctcgcTATATAGCCCTGGCCGacctagaatttactatgtagacagggctggcctttAAGTTGCAAAGATactcctgcctctagctcctaAATAATAGgattaaaattttttgttgttcatttgattggttggtttttgagaaagggtttctctgtgtagccctggctgtccaggaactcactctgtagaccaggctggcctcaaacacagagatccgcctgcctctgcctcctatgtgctgaaactaaaggcgtgtgccactgccacctAGGCATAAAGGTGTTTCTAATACCTTGGTAAAGGTGAATTACGATAGTTTAGACCAGAGTTTCTCACCTATGAGTCGCAACCCCTATAGCAAGCCTCTATCTTCAAAAACATTTACATTAcgatttttttgtcttgtttcgtatttttgtttttgttttttcaagacaaggtttctctgtagttttgttgcctgtcccggaactagctcttttagaccaggctggcctcgaactcagagatccgcctgcccctgcctcccgagtgctgggattaaaggcgtgcgccaccaccgcccggattacattacaattaataacaatagcaaaattacagttatgcagtagcaatgaaaataatcttatggtggGGGCTCACTgcaacatgaactgtattaaagggtcgcaggattaacaaggttgagaaccactgctctaaacttTAGAGGAACATGGGAATCTGTCCTCCATTATTAGTGTTAATCCTTAATACAGGCTAAAGCGGGTTATCTCGAGACTATCGTTTCAGTACCCAGGACACCAATTTTGGAGCCTAGGAGCAAAGCGACAGCGTCGTAAAGAACTCCACAAGTCGTGAAGAGTCGTGTCGCGGAAGAGTTGCTTTACGGCTAAGCCCGCATCTCCTGGGCGTGCAGGACCGGCGGCTTCTGGGTTGCACACGTGTGGCGCTGTCGGTGATTCGTGTGGTAATCCCGCTTGTTGGCGTGGTAGCGCCACCCTGAAGAACGGAGTGGCAGCGTCGGCCTAGGCTCGGGAGCTGATGGAGTTGGCGGCGGAGAAGGAAGGGACTCCGGGAGGAGGTCCCCAGAGGGTAGCGAAGGGGGCGCGGCCGAGACCCGAGGCTGATGGGGAGGGAGCCTGGGACTTAGGTGGGAGCCCCGAGGCTGGCGATGGAGAGGAGAGGATCGGACTGGCAGGTGTTGAGACCACAGAGGATGCGGAGGAGATAAAGATGGATTTAGCCGTGGTGAAGCAGGAAGTGGTGGACTGGTCGGATGTAGACGGTGGCATCTCGGACTGCCGCTGGGTGAAGCAGGAGGTGGAGGGCGGGCCTGAGGTGAAGGATGAGAAGGTGGGCGCGCTGGAGGTGAAGCTGGAGGCGGATGGTAGCCTGGTGGTGAAGGAGGAGACGGTGGATGCGCCAGaagtaaaggaagagaaagtgaaggTGAAGGAGGAGGTAATGGACTGGGAAGAAGTGACGGAGGACTTGAACGTAAAACAGGAGTTGTTTGTTGGTCAGAACGTAAAGGAGGAGCAGGTGTTGGAGGGAGTGCGCGTCAAAGAAGAGGATTGCctcaagagagaagagatggaCGGAGCGCAGGTGAAGGAAGAGCCCCAGACGACCTCCCGAGTGGGCTGCAAGAGGAAGTTGGCTATGTCAAGGTAGGGCAGGGAGAAAACCCAGATGGGAAATAGAACGTTGCGTGTACGAAGCTACTCTAACAGCAGACAGCAGAGTAAATTAAACCAGGAGCGAAGTGGGTCCCTGAAGTCTGGGACACTGTGTGAAGTGGCAGTGTCCATCAAGTTAGGGAGAAAATTCTGGGGTCCGAGACCTTTGTGGAACCAGGTCTTGTTAGCTGTGACACTCTTGTGCAGAGCCTCACCCACTAGAGAAAATAGGAGTTGGGGTTATCTAATAAAAGCCAACAATGAAAGGGGTGGGCAGAGTTAATAGACAGACAGCCTCCTCTTGAAGTTCTTCACGGCTTCTATGAATGCTTATTACTTGGCTGTAGTTACTTTAGTGTGTTCGTGCGATGGCACAGAGAACCAGAACTGTGatcagattctgtctcaaacagcTCGGACTGACTGAACTGAATCTGCGGGTGAGGTGTGGTTCAGAAAATGAGCAATACCATCCCTCGCTTATTCTGGTGTCCATTCTACAGTAGATGTGAACTTTTGGGAAGGGCATACGTTGCTGTTAAATTTAGCCTTTTCTCGCCCTATCTTGTTTTGCTGGTGTATATGCTTTTACAGTATCCAAATGTAACATCTAGGCACACAAAATCTCTATGaattacagatttaaaaaaaatatcacccATTCATGTTATTCTAATTGGAACAGAAAAGCCAAAATGAGATTTTCCctatatatattgttttctcgAATTGCATCTAATCGTAAATGTCATTTGTAGATGTTTTCGTAATTTTCAATGACAGCTATCAAATATTTTATCAGAGTTGCTGGCCTGTGCTTCTTTGCATTGACTGCCTTAATGCCCATGAGTCAGCATTCAGAGATTGTAAGTAGAGTTAGTGTTTGAGTATTAAGTCACAGGTGCGCTTTTACAGGTGTGGAACCTGTGGGACGGAAGAAGCGAAATACCGATGTCCACGCTGCATGCGCTATTCCTGCAGGTAGATACATAACTTCCAACCTTATCCCCACCTCTCTGTACTCAACTTCGGGTACAGAGCTGCTTCCTGTCTACTCCCGTAGTTTGCCCTGCGTAAAGAAGCACAAAGCAGAGCTGACTTGTAGCGGCGTCCGCGATAGAACTGCCTATGTCTCGTTACAGCAGTTTACTGAGATGAATCTGCTAAGCGGTGAGTCCTTTTGTGCACAGCAGGTAAATGCATCCTGGCTGCCGGCACATGTCACTTACTCATTTTTCCATTCTGAAATTAGACTATCGATTTTTGGAAGACGTGGCAAGAACAGCAGACCAGGTTTCAAGAGATACTTTCTTGAAAAGGCCAAAGCGCAAAAAATTTGTAAGTATTTCCATTGATCTTCTCAAGTTCAAATTTCTTGCAGTCAGTTTATTTGTAAGCCTCTTGGCTGTATCACGTGGCCACTGTGATCTGGGACTGTCCTGGTAGTCGAGACAGATCCTTACCTTGAGAAGTCTGTCATGTAGTGGGGAGTTAGAGCGTGGGAGAGTCAGATATGTAGAATAACAAATATCTTACAGACTTAAGTGCATGTGGAAAATTAGGATGTATCAAAAGACTAAAGAGAACAGAGTGATGTCTGAGGGGCATGAGCTATTCAGGGGATGAGTGTCAGCACAGTGGTAGAGGGGACAGCTAGGCATACCGTAATGGTATGAAAGAGACACTTAGAGAGATTTGGAAGAAAACTCTTCTGGGTAGAAATAGAGGCAAAAGTGGCACAAGCCTGTGACACCACACTTGGAGGAAGACATAGCAAGACTTTGACTGAACAAGATGCAGGTGGGGAACTGATGTGTATGTTCGGGGGATTACAAGGGCAGGGTGACTGAAACATAGTGAGTGGGGAACGGTGCTAAGCAGAGCTTAGGGTGCCTGGAAGAGTTCCCAAGCagaggctgggtatggtggtgcctTTAATATGGCACTCGGGAAGCCGAGAGGCAGGCGAGtttcttgagttccaggccacgcAGGCGTACGTgaggcctttgtttgtttgtttgtttgttttgagacagggtttctttctgtagctatagctgtcctggaactccagctatag
The genomic region above belongs to Arvicola amphibius chromosome 14, mArvAmp1.2, whole genome shotgun sequence and contains:
- the Znhit6 gene encoding box C/D snoRNA protein 1 isoform X1, translating into MELAAEKEGTPGGGPQRVAKGARPRPEADGEGAWDLGGSPEAGDGEERIGLAGVETTEDAEEIKMDLAVVKQEVVDWSDVDGGISDCRWVKQEVEGGPEVKDEKVGALEVKLEADGSLVVKEETVDAPEVKEEKVKVKEEVMDWEEVTEDLNVKQELFVGQNVKEEQVLEGVRVKEEDCLKREEMDGAQVKEEPQTTSRVGCKRKLAMSRCGTCGTEEAKYRCPRCMRYSCSLPCVKKHKAELTCSGVRDRTAYVSLQQFTEMNLLSDYRFLEDVARTADQVSRDTFLKRPKRKKFLFFMKNRARKQGIFLRLLPNGFSKRKENSTVFDHRKQQFCWHVKLQFPQSQAEYVEKRVPDNKTINEILKPYIDPEKSDPVIRQRLKAYVHSQTGVQILMRVENMQQNIVRYYELDPDKSLLDNLRNKVIIEYPTLHVVLKGSSNDVQLLHQVKSESTQKLGHGN